One stretch of Nocardia fluminea DNA includes these proteins:
- a CDS encoding DUF2637 domain-containing protein has protein sequence MGLGSALVVAAAIASFTFTSTLARVAGVPEHLTWLWPVVVGLTVALVACTFITLVGIRDEKATSLVRVYELLLVAAVLTSICGNLLAISRDPIEMGTLGTAIIVSVPPLCLMICVGNYLLLTAVVPVRIVAAIREDDWRLRVLGIPSESSPSKEPAPARHDSDWWDQHRSEARTPPATPRTRT, from the coding sequence GTGGGCTTAGGGTCAGCGTTGGTCGTCGCCGCGGCAATCGCCTCCTTCACCTTCACTTCCACCCTCGCCCGCGTAGCCGGGGTCCCCGAGCACCTGACCTGGCTGTGGCCGGTGGTGGTCGGTCTCACCGTCGCGCTGGTCGCCTGCACGTTCATCACGCTGGTGGGCATCCGCGACGAGAAGGCCACCTCGCTGGTGCGGGTCTACGAGTTGTTGCTCGTCGCCGCCGTGCTGACGAGCATCTGCGGAAACCTGCTGGCCATCTCCCGCGATCCGATCGAGATGGGAACCCTGGGCACCGCGATCATTGTCTCCGTTCCTCCCCTCTGCCTGATGATCTGCGTGGGCAACTACCTGCTGCTCACGGCGGTCGTTCCCGTGCGGATCGTGGCCGCGATCCGCGAGGACGACTGGCGGCTCAGAGTTCTCGGCATCCCCAGTGAGTCGTCGCCGTCGAAAGAGCCGGCCCCCGCCCGCCACGACAGTGACTGGTGGGATCAGCACCGCAGCGAGGCGCGAACACCGCCGGCGACACCGAGAACCCGGACGTAG
- a CDS encoding alpha/beta fold hydrolase: MSAGAVAAGGPGLPKVVLIHGLAGSYRAWDRVVPKLEHVAQTVAVELDSSGSIGDDADDVAALLDSRIVVVGHSRGGLVATALAERRPDLVSALVLLCPPWSRDARLTARGPVERALALPAVGDLMWALASGERQRAAQRSAFAPGVTVPDRFVADARMRGRRNFVCSSQAIDTYLGTRALADRLRDLTVPTELVFGHLDARLILPTDEFTDLGHVRTTVLAGSGHTPQWEAAGEVADLITRTTGDPTLEG; this comes from the coding sequence GTGAGCGCGGGCGCCGTGGCGGCGGGAGGTCCCGGCCTGCCGAAGGTCGTCCTGATCCATGGTCTCGCCGGCTCTTACCGGGCGTGGGATCGGGTCGTGCCGAAGCTCGAGCACGTGGCGCAGACCGTCGCAGTCGAGCTGGACTCGAGCGGCTCGATCGGTGACGACGCCGACGACGTGGCCGCCCTGCTCGACTCGCGGATCGTGGTGGTCGGCCACTCCCGTGGCGGACTGGTTGCCACCGCGCTGGCCGAACGTCGCCCCGACCTGGTGTCCGCGCTGGTGCTGTTGTGTCCGCCGTGGTCGCGTGATGCCCGCCTGACCGCGCGTGGACCGGTCGAGCGCGCCTTGGCGTTGCCCGCCGTGGGCGACCTGATGTGGGCCCTCGCCTCCGGGGAACGGCAGCGCGCCGCACAACGCAGCGCATTCGCTCCCGGCGTCACCGTGCCGGACCGGTTCGTCGCCGACGCGCGAATGCGCGGCAGGCGCAATTTCGTTTGCAGTTCACAGGCGATCGATACCTATCTCGGCACCCGCGCACTCGCCGACCGCCTGCGCGACCTGACGGTCCCGACCGAGCTGGTCTTCGGCCATCTCGACGCCCGCCTCATCCTTCCCACCGACGAATTCACCGACCTGGGCCATGTCCGCACCACCGTGCTGGCGGGCAGCGGGCATACCCCGCAATGGGAAGCGGCCGGCGAAGTCGCGGACTTGATCACCCGGACCACGGGTGACCCGACGCTCGAAGGATGA
- a CDS encoding NADP-dependent oxidoreductase has product MNRQWILVRRPEGMVDETSFELRNSPVPEPGPGEALVRVVWLAFDPTQRGWLNDGPNYLDPVPLGAVMRAGGAGQVVRSRTAEYVVGDWVCGMVGWQDYAIASGQGLLGVNVVPPGIDPKAMLGIFGATGLTAYFGMIDIGKPSAGDTVLVSGAAGATGSIAGQIAKALGCRVIGVAGGSAKCAWVTEVARFDACIDYKAEDVEARLRELAPEGVDVFFDNVGGAILDAGLATLAERARIVVCGAISSGYEAGEPPPGPRNYLQLGLERARMEGFVFLDYLDRFPEAFGRLHEWMTQGDIVYAEDIQEGLELAPALLRGLFEGRNLGKQLLRIGPRSPHTQT; this is encoded by the coding sequence GTGAATCGTCAGTGGATTCTAGTCCGGAGACCGGAAGGCATGGTCGACGAAACCAGCTTCGAGCTCAGGAACAGCCCCGTACCGGAACCCGGGCCGGGCGAGGCGCTGGTCAGGGTGGTCTGGCTGGCGTTCGATCCGACCCAGCGGGGCTGGCTCAACGACGGACCGAACTATCTGGATCCCGTGCCGCTCGGGGCGGTGATGCGAGCCGGTGGCGCCGGGCAGGTGGTGCGGTCCCGCACCGCCGAGTACGTTGTGGGCGACTGGGTCTGCGGGATGGTCGGGTGGCAGGACTACGCGATCGCCTCGGGACAGGGGCTGCTCGGAGTGAACGTCGTCCCGCCGGGCATCGACCCCAAGGCGATGCTCGGCATCTTCGGCGCGACCGGTCTGACCGCCTACTTCGGCATGATCGATATCGGCAAGCCCTCGGCCGGGGACACCGTGCTGGTGTCGGGAGCCGCAGGCGCGACGGGGTCCATCGCGGGCCAGATCGCGAAAGCGCTGGGATGCAGAGTGATCGGGGTCGCGGGCGGTAGCGCCAAATGCGCCTGGGTCACCGAGGTCGCCCGTTTCGACGCGTGCATCGACTACAAGGCCGAGGACGTCGAGGCGAGGCTGCGCGAACTGGCCCCCGAGGGTGTCGATGTGTTCTTCGACAATGTCGGCGGCGCGATTCTCGACGCAGGCCTGGCCACCCTCGCCGAGCGTGCGCGCATTGTGGTCTGCGGCGCCATCTCCTCCGGCTACGAGGCGGGCGAACCACCTCCCGGCCCACGCAACTACCTGCAACTCGGCCTCGAGCGCGCGCGGATGGAGGGGTTCGTCTTCCTGGACTATCTCGATCGCTTCCCCGAAGCATTCGGCCGGCTACACGAGTGGATGACCCAGGGCGACATCGTGTACGCCGAGGACATCCAGGAAGGCCTCGAACTCGCCCCAGCCCTCCTGCGCGGCCTCTTCGAAGGACGCAACCTCGGCAAACAACTGCTCCGCATCGGGCCCCGGTCCCCGCACACACAGACCTGA